The following proteins are encoded in a genomic region of Limanda limanda chromosome 22, fLimLim1.1, whole genome shotgun sequence:
- the LOC133028716 gene encoding C-type lectin domain family 10 member A-like — MTTEYHDNGEEDNSSFWNKEPRPVYFSGVSKFRRWLIPALTATVILVLIIALGASNTATSNRLWSVEKSVLNMTESVALAQQLSADAAADIRRLKFSVENNKDQLTSVSEALKQLSTLDALTKTVTLLKCSLERLISNSSHTEGCCPLGWDMFQSSCYFFSKVPKRWHAARDWCNEHESHLAILITDEQWDSVTARSHGTFYWIGLTDERTGNWEWVNQTPYVMNRRRWRPGQPDSWTQHNLGPGDEDCAHLHNDGRLNDMHCSVVMHFICQRHSQHS; from the exons ATGACGACTGAATACCATGACAACGGTGAAGAGGACAACAGCTCGTTCTGGAACAaag agCCTCGACCTGTCTACTTCTCAGGTGTCTCCAAGTTCAGACGTTGGTTGATCCCTGCCCTGACAGCGACAGTCATCCTGGTTCTGATCATAGCACTGGGAGCTAgca ACACGGCGACGTCAAATCGATTGTGGTCGGTGGAGAAAAGTGTTTTGAATATGACTGAATCCGTGGCTTTGGCTCAGCAGCTCAGTGCAG acGCGGCCGCAGACATTCGCCGGCTGAAGTTTTCTGTGGAGAACAACAAGGACCAGCTGACGTCAG tgtCAGAGGCCCTGAAGCAGCTCTCGACTCTGGACGCTCTCACCAAGACGGTCACGTTACTGAAATGTTCCCTCGAACGCCTCATCAGCAACA gttcACACACAGAAGGCTGTTGTCCTCTGGGTTGGGACATGTTCCAGTCCTCCTGTTATTTCTTCAGCAAGGTGCCTAAGAGGTGGCACGCTGCGAGAGACTGGTGCAACGAACACGAATCTCACCTGGCCATCCTCATCACTGACGAGCAGTGG GACTCTGTGACCGCCCGGAGCCACGGTACCTTCTACTGGATCGGTCTGACCGATGAGAGGACAGGAAACTGGGAGTGGGTCAATCAGACGCCGTACGTCATGAACCGGAG GCGCTGGAGACCTGGTCAGCCGGACAGTtggactcaacacaacttaggtCCTGGAGACGAGGACTGCGCACATCTCCACAACGACGGACGCCTCAACGACATGCACTGCTCCGTGGTGATGCACTTCATCTGCCAGAGACACagccagcacagctga